A region of Streptomyces liliifuscus DNA encodes the following proteins:
- a CDS encoding class I SAM-dependent methyltransferase, whose amino-acid sequence MAKAAVSHPLFARIYPRINAFAEAHGSVEHRQEMLAGIHGRVIEIGPGLGSNFVHYPAEVEQVVAIEPEARLRAVAEQAAAKAAVPVEVRAGRAEELPADDDSFDVAVFSLVLCTITDVPAALAEARRVLKPGGELRFYEHVRSERPRFFRMQRLLNPLWGLLGGGCHLTRDTERAIQEAGFTAKEIRRFDFLINGRASPASPSIIGTARPST is encoded by the coding sequence ATGGCCAAAGCCGCCGTGTCGCACCCGCTGTTCGCCCGGATCTACCCCCGCATCAACGCCTTCGCCGAGGCCCACGGCTCCGTCGAGCACCGCCAGGAGATGCTGGCCGGCATCCACGGGCGGGTGATCGAGATCGGCCCGGGCCTGGGCTCGAACTTCGTGCACTACCCGGCGGAGGTGGAGCAGGTCGTCGCCATCGAGCCGGAGGCGAGGCTGCGCGCGGTCGCCGAGCAGGCCGCCGCGAAGGCCGCCGTGCCGGTGGAGGTGCGGGCGGGCCGCGCCGAGGAGCTGCCGGCGGACGACGACAGCTTCGACGTGGCGGTGTTCTCGCTGGTGCTGTGCACCATCACGGACGTGCCAGCCGCACTCGCCGAGGCCAGGCGGGTCCTCAAGCCGGGCGGGGAACTGCGCTTCTACGAGCACGTACGGTCCGAGCGCCCACGTTTCTTCCGGATGCAGCGGCTGCTGAACCCGCTGTGGGGCCTGCTCGGCGGCGGCTGCCACCTCACCCGCGACACCGAACGGGCCATCCAGGAGGCGGGCTTCACAGCAAAGGAGATCCGCCGCTTCGACTTCCTGATCAACGGCCGGGCCAGCCCCGCCTCCCCGTC